Below is a genomic region from Bacillota bacterium.
GCGCGTGGAGACTCCAGACAGGTACAGCACCAGCCTGCGCGGGCTGCCGTACCCTCGCACATCCTGAACATGCAGGCGATTCGCCGACAGGAGTTCGCGCAGAATGCGGGCGGCCTCATCAACGGCAGGTTGTATGAACCGGGCCGGGATCTCCTCCGCTCCTATTTCCAGAACCGCGTCACGCAGGTCAGCTGTTGACAACCGGATCGCCCTCCTTCTCCTGTCGGCCTATCCACGCCAGTGCGACCTTTCGTGCGAGCGCCCTGACCCTGGCCATGTAAGCTGCACGCTGGGCAGCGCCAAATGCACCCCTTGCATCGAGGATGTTGAATACATGAGAACACTTCAGCACGTAGTCGTACCCGGGGAGGATGAGCCCGACATCGACGCACCTGCGCGCCTCTCGCTCGTACGTTTCGAACGAGTTCATCAGAGCGTCCACATCCGCGAACTCAAAGGAGTACTTGGAGAACTGGTATTCGGAGTCGCGGTAAACGTCACCGTAGGAGAGCCCGTCCACCCATTCAACGTCGAACACGTTATCCACACCTTGTAGGTACATGCAGAGCCGCTCCAGGCCGTAGGTTATCTCAGCAGAGACGGGCCTTACGTCCACTCCCCCTACCTGCTGGAAGTAGGT
It encodes:
- a CDS encoding glycine--tRNA ligase subunit alpha, whose protein sequence is MNFQDLILALEGFWAKRKVTIQQPYVIEVGAGTMAPSTFLRVLGPDPWNVGYVQPSRRPADGRYGENPNRLFQHHQYQVILKPSPDDVQDIYLASLAAIGIDQREHDIRFVEDNWEAPTLGAWGTGWEVWLDGMEITQFTYFQQVGGVDVRPVSAEITYGLERLCMYLQGVDNVFDVEWVDGLSYGDVYRDSEYQFSKYSFEFADVDALMNSFETYEREARRCVDVGLILPGYDYVLKCSHVFNILDARGAFGAAQRAAYMARVRALARKVALAWIGRQEKEGDPVVNS